One Weissella ceti DNA window includes the following coding sequences:
- a CDS encoding phage holin, LLH family — protein MKIDYNAIVGVFIFIGMISPILREVFNTLRLKSKNERIKMALGFAIQVVESIGQANRYLPEHKKQEAINMLNQRLKDNGIDRKFTEEQLEGYINQVRKEEETWQNI, from the coding sequence ATGAAGATTGATTACAACGCCATTGTAGGCGTTTTTATTTTTATTGGAATGATTAGCCCAATCTTGCGCGAAGTATTTAATACGCTACGTTTGAAGTCTAAGAATGAACGTATCAAGATGGCACTTGGCTTTGCAATTCAGGTAGTTGAAAGCATCGGACAAGCTAATCGCTACTTACCTGAACACAAGAAGCAAGAGGCTATCAACATGTTAAACCAACGCTTGAAGGATAACGGCATCGACCGTAAGTTCACAGAAGAGCAATTGGAAGGATACATTAATCAAGTTCGTAAGGAGGAAGAAACATGGCAAAATATCTAG
- a CDS encoding YjzC family protein → MPKLINPGTDNQRPGHYTEVGPRGGAVAKGHNATIQQGDRLPPTSAAGNKWRKG, encoded by the coding sequence ATGCCTAAATTAATTAACCCTGGAACAGATAACCAACGTCCAGGACATTACACTGAAGTTGGTCCTCGTGGAGGAGCTGTAGCCAAAGGACACAACGCTACAATTCAACAAGGTGATCGCTTGCCACCTACATCTGCTGCAGGAAATAAGTGGCGAAAAGGCTAA
- a CDS encoding N-acetylmuramoyl-L-alanine amidase, which translates to MAKYLVVMGHGAGDPGAMGNGTTERDWTRGKLHPAMKKYAGKLKKNTIEFYDTKRDMFQDTVAGYGAYSVSSAYKSITEFHLDAASASATGGHVIISSAFNADEDDLDIANVVKKYAGWWGGVSSTRGINKRNNLANLNVLANRGISYRLVELGFITNSKDVSTLTKRVDELAKNLVEAITGEKIAEAPKPEYKVGQVVTLNDWARIYDEKDKLILPDGKKDSVIFQKGARVTLKKKINANLWEVEFYGINFKGKKPHLKQGNFK; encoded by the coding sequence ATGGCAAAATATCTAGTAGTTATGGGACATGGTGCTGGAGACCCAGGTGCAATGGGCAATGGGACAACTGAACGTGATTGGACTCGTGGTAAGTTACATCCAGCTATGAAGAAGTATGCTGGTAAGTTGAAGAAGAACACGATTGAGTTCTATGATACCAAGCGTGATATGTTCCAAGATACTGTGGCAGGTTATGGTGCTTACTCAGTGAGTTCTGCGTACAAGTCAATTACTGAGTTCCATTTGGACGCAGCGTCTGCTTCTGCTACAGGTGGGCATGTGATCATCTCATCTGCTTTCAATGCCGATGAGGACGATTTAGACATTGCTAATGTTGTAAAGAAGTATGCTGGTTGGTGGGGAGGAGTTAGTTCCACTCGTGGTATCAATAAGCGTAACAACTTAGCTAATTTAAACGTACTAGCCAATCGTGGAATCAGCTATCGATTAGTTGAGCTAGGATTTATTACTAATTCTAAGGACGTTTCAACACTAACTAAGCGTGTTGATGAATTAGCAAAAAATCTAGTAGAAGCTATTACTGGTGAAAAGATTGCTGAAGCACCTAAGCCTGAGTATAAGGTTGGCCAAGTTGTTACATTAAATGACTGGGCACGTATCTATGATGAAAAGGATAAACTGATTTTACCTGACGGAAAGAAGGATAGCGTCATCTTCCAAAAGGGGGCGCGAGTAACCTTGAAGAAGAAGATTAATGCCAACCTTTGGGAAGTGGAATTCTACGGAATTAACTTCAAAGGAAAGAAGCCGCACTTGAAACAAGGCAATTTCAAATAG